The following proteins are co-located in the Siansivirga zeaxanthinifaciens CC-SAMT-1 genome:
- a CDS encoding alpha-L-rhamnosidase-related protein, whose product MIPISKKTTKFIASLSLILLTSFSFSQTPNWQGAQWIWQQEDGPSNTWMSFRKTIFINEIPETVEANISVDSKFWLWINGEMVLFEGGLSRGPSQAGEWDRKNKITPANSWYETDNIQPYLKKGENTIAILVWYWGRETHKGTHIDSKKGGLLFSVNIGGQKVVSDASWKAIQHPAYDNTIEPSSKALVQYSIKYDSQKAMNDWSDKAWYTSGFSDKNWPKAIEKGVAGTAPWYNLEPNIMPHLINHGLQDYANTTDLKLPFTSKGETIKCKLPFNKQITPYFEIEAKKAGDTIFITTDNKRNGITATYITKAGTQSFESFSWMNGHEIKYTIPAGVKVKALKYRWMSVGEMAGTFEVDDAFYQRLWWMGNNTLFVCARDNFMDCPDRERTLWIGDVADQTGYIFYSMDNAGRQLLKKAILQTLAFNENGVIGALGPLRVRELVAQSLQFIAQCVWTYYLNTGDKETLEKVYPYMYNYLALFPMKENGLPEYRKGKSPDAWDWVDWGVKNTIDSEPIQAAFYYLALNEAKKMAEVLGKQDDIKWYTNRLQTMKPAFDKAYWKNGFYSSNPENLKDDRANAIAIVSGIAKPEYYNQIVDNVLIPNRFSSPHFEWIAEEAMCIAGRHKESLQRMKDQYQSQVDKKEMTTLYEMFPNGGSYNHAWNAPNTILSKYIAGVVPTKVAWSEYEIMPNLVHLKKLKQTIPAVIGDIIIDVEKTDSTYTLNLKSPEVWKTTVIVGIPKAGKEISKVAFNGVVLWEKGKANKGMNSGVSEDDKFLKFRLSSQNWLIKATYK is encoded by the coding sequence ATGATCCCAATAAGTAAAAAAACAACAAAATTCATTGCTTCTTTAAGTTTAATTTTATTAACGTCATTCAGTTTTTCTCAAACGCCTAACTGGCAAGGCGCACAATGGATATGGCAACAAGAAGATGGGCCATCCAACACCTGGATGAGTTTTAGAAAAACAATTTTTATAAATGAAATTCCAGAAACTGTTGAAGCAAATATTTCAGTCGATAGTAAATTTTGGTTATGGATTAATGGCGAAATGGTGCTCTTTGAAGGAGGTTTGTCAAGAGGTCCAAGTCAAGCAGGAGAATGGGATAGAAAAAACAAAATAACACCAGCAAATTCGTGGTATGAGACTGACAATATTCAACCGTATTTAAAAAAGGGTGAGAATACCATTGCCATTTTGGTGTGGTATTGGGGACGTGAAACACACAAAGGAACTCATATTGATAGTAAAAAAGGAGGTCTTTTGTTTTCGGTGAATATTGGTGGTCAGAAAGTGGTTTCAGATGCTTCATGGAAAGCGATACAACATCCTGCTTATGATAACACTATTGAACCTTCTAGTAAAGCTTTAGTTCAGTACAGTATAAAATATGATTCACAAAAAGCCATGAACGATTGGTCAGATAAGGCGTGGTACACTTCAGGTTTTTCAGATAAAAACTGGCCTAAAGCCATTGAAAAAGGTGTGGCTGGTACTGCACCTTGGTATAATTTAGAACCTAATATTATGCCTCATTTAATCAATCACGGATTACAGGATTATGCCAATACCACTGATTTAAAATTACCATTTACAAGCAAAGGCGAAACCATTAAGTGTAAGCTTCCTTTCAATAAACAAATTACCCCATATTTTGAAATTGAGGCTAAAAAAGCAGGAGATACCATTTTTATAACTACTGATAATAAACGTAATGGAATTACAGCAACTTACATTACTAAAGCAGGAACACAATCTTTCGAAAGCTTTTCGTGGATGAATGGTCATGAAATAAAATATACCATTCCTGCAGGTGTTAAGGTAAAAGCCTTAAAATACCGCTGGATGAGTGTGGGGGAAATGGCAGGTACATTTGAAGTTGATGATGCTTTTTACCAACGCTTATGGTGGATGGGGAACAACACCTTATTTGTTTGTGCACGTGATAATTTTATGGATTGCCCAGATAGAGAGCGTACTTTATGGATAGGTGATGTAGCCGACCAAACAGGCTATATTTTTTATTCGATGGACAATGCGGGTCGTCAGTTATTAAAGAAGGCTATTTTACAAACCTTGGCATTTAACGAAAACGGAGTTATTGGTGCATTAGGACCGCTTAGAGTGCGTGAATTGGTTGCGCAAAGTTTGCAGTTTATTGCACAATGCGTTTGGACCTATTATTTAAATACAGGAGATAAAGAAACCTTGGAAAAAGTGTATCCATACATGTATAATTATCTAGCTTTATTCCCTATGAAAGAAAACGGACTGCCAGAATACCGCAAAGGGAAAAGTCCAGATGCTTGGGATTGGGTAGATTGGGGCGTAAAAAACACCATCGATAGCGAGCCTATTCAAGCAGCTTTTTATTATTTGGCATTGAATGAAGCTAAAAAAATGGCAGAAGTTTTAGGTAAACAGGATGATATTAAATGGTATACCAATAGATTGCAAACAATGAAGCCAGCTTTTGACAAAGCCTATTGGAAAAATGGTTTTTACAGTTCTAATCCTGAAAATCTAAAGGATGATAGGGCCAATGCTATTGCCATTGTTTCGGGTATTGCAAAACCAGAATATTACAACCAGATTGTTGATAATGTATTAATTCCAAACCGTTTTTCGAGTCCGCATTTTGAATGGATTGCAGAAGAGGCCATGTGTATTGCTGGCAGACATAAGGAGTCTTTACAAAGAATGAAAGACCAATATCAAAGTCAGGTTGATAAAAAGGAGATGACAACGTTGTACGAAATGTTTCCTAATGGCGGAAGTTACAACCATGCTTGGAATGCGCCTAATACTATTTTATCAAAATATATTGCAGGAGTTGTACCTACTAAAGTGGCTTGGAGTGAATATGAAATCATGCCTAATCTAGTTCATTTAAAAAAATTAAAGCAAACCATACCGGCGGTAATAGGTGATATAATTATTGATGTGGAAAAGACTGATAGCACATATACTTTAAATTTAAAATCTCCTGAAGTTTGGAAAACTACGGTAATTGTTGGTATACCAAAGGCAGGAAAAGAAATTAGTAAAGTAGCGTTTAATGGTGTTGTGTTGTGGGAAAAAGGGAAAGCAAACAAGGGTATGAATAGTGGGGTGTCTGAGGATGATAAATTTTTAAAGTTTAGATTGTCATCACAAAATTGGCTTATAAAAGCAACTTATAAATAA
- a CDS encoding GH39 family glycosyl hydrolase, with protein sequence MKIIVLSFLWFIISISIQAQVKFSTDFTSESKRKFPIHDVWNAANRISPRNGSTIRPGLKMNIVRMIEGIIKVVNGVPYMDLDFDPCLYDSINNVYVYRWEPLIERLDKLINSKTEIFQIALDQPPWAFQHGYKFIPTGTRDNINFRENERMSKYGNSLPPADKRAYHDFIKALMVKLVETYGKEKVLSWRFRVGSEIETPEHWYGTKQDFIEHFANTESAVRSVLPNAIVGLHTREHGFLKTGKMLNYKGEPFASFIEDLIDYNFANNVKCDFWGLSDYIKIGDSSSRNMRDKYAKSFAPLISNPKWNANTTIDLMEYSTVTTMNGADGRGVLITCETTHRDIVELVLSNMFYKYNSKGLKYIYRWANGIGSEDPEGIKEIKSMLGMVRYETSITGNPNTATNELDAIFAKDETQNEYDVLIYNYNSQSINYIESEAVNVSFFTAFPVGTTLYYRSKSYGKENNKLQNFLVNNSNFVKSGFDNKGAANRILTPEGYKAYKNYENPNPHLFTKWKSVTTTARSDGKSGSEVNVDTKIGSFAFEKFEFRYGVFED encoded by the coding sequence ATGAAAATTATTGTTCTTTCTTTTTTGTGGTTTATAATTTCAATTTCTATACAAGCACAAGTAAAATTTTCTACAGATTTTACAAGTGAAAGTAAAAGGAAATTTCCAATTCATGATGTTTGGAATGCTGCTAATAGAATAAGCCCAAGAAATGGGTCTACTATTCGACCTGGACTTAAGATGAACATTGTTAGGATGATTGAAGGGATAATAAAAGTTGTAAATGGAGTTCCTTATATGGATTTGGATTTTGATCCATGTTTGTACGACTCAATTAATAACGTTTACGTTTACAGATGGGAACCTCTTATTGAAAGGTTAGATAAACTAATTAATTCAAAGACAGAAATTTTTCAAATTGCTTTAGATCAACCACCATGGGCATTTCAACATGGTTACAAATTCATTCCAACTGGTACAAGAGATAATATTAATTTTCGTGAAAATGAAAGAATGTCTAAATATGGTAACTCCCTCCCACCAGCTGATAAACGGGCCTATCATGATTTTATAAAAGCTTTGATGGTTAAGTTGGTTGAGACCTATGGTAAAGAAAAAGTTTTGTCATGGCGTTTTAGAGTAGGTTCTGAAATAGAAACGCCAGAACATTGGTATGGTACCAAACAAGACTTTATAGAACATTTTGCAAATACTGAAAGTGCCGTAAGATCTGTTTTACCAAATGCCATAGTAGGTTTGCATACTAGAGAACATGGTTTTCTTAAAACAGGAAAGATGTTAAATTACAAAGGCGAACCTTTTGCGTCCTTTATAGAAGACCTCATAGATTATAACTTTGCGAATAATGTAAAATGTGACTTTTGGGGGCTTTCAGATTACATTAAAATTGGGGACAGTAGCTCAAGGAACATGCGAGACAAGTATGCTAAAAGTTTCGCGCCCCTTATTAGTAATCCAAAATGGAATGCTAACACAACAATAGATCTCATGGAATATAGCACGGTAACCACTATGAATGGAGCAGATGGAAGAGGTGTGCTAATTACTTGTGAAACTACACATAGAGACATTGTAGAATTGGTTTTGTCCAACATGTTTTATAAATATAATAGCAAAGGGTTAAAATATATTTACAGGTGGGCAAATGGAATAGGTAGTGAAGATCCTGAAGGCATTAAAGAGATAAAGTCTATGTTGGGTATGGTTCGTTATGAAACTAGTATAACCGGAAATCCAAATACAGCTACCAACGAGTTGGATGCTATTTTTGCTAAAGATGAAACTCAAAACGAGTATGACGTTTTAATTTATAATTACAATAGTCAATCAATTAACTATATAGAAAGTGAAGCAGTAAATGTTTCATTCTTTACTGCATTTCCAGTAGGAACTACGCTGTATTACAGAAGTAAATCTTACGGAAAAGAGAATAATAAACTTCAAAATTTTTTAGTAAACAACTCGAATTTTGTAAAAAGTGGTTTCGATAATAAAGGAGCTGCAAATCGTATATTAACACCTGAAGGATATAAAGCCTATAAAAATTATGAAAATCCAAACCCACATTTATTTACGAAATGGAAAAGTGTTACTACCACTGCGCGTAGTGATGGGAAGTCTGGATCTGAAGTTAATGTGGATACAAAAATAGGGTCTTTTGCTTTCGAAAAATTTGAATTTAGATATGGTGTTTTTGAAGATTAA
- a CDS encoding sulfatase, translating to MRFYLFVFVVLITLISSSNNKAKHKPNIIFILADDFGYMDVQAYAERTLGVSKNLMYYETPNIDRLVAEGVAFDQAYVNQLCSPTRASLITGKYAARLGFTTATPERATYYNQNLPVPLGSYAHDVINHGDNIKIEMAWLNGSSNTALPSGASPDNGWDEMTIPEALSDYYSCFIGKWHLGGHGAKGYTPFDQGFNEAPAWFDAGASKYLNWRSIWNNRSKSRFPNAPQDYNYLGDSGEETGMNYLTDDLTEQAIRFIEKRSKSKDQPFFLYLSHFAVHGPYEAKNEDVNYFKNKKTKGWNNHKNEYYAAMIKALDNSVGSILNKLQELGLEENTLVVFMSDNGGIDYRVTPNGKITSNYPLTGGKACLNEGGIRIPLVFRWKGTIAKGKWSHQVVDCNDIFPTLLEAANHNPEIHYNKENGIDGRSLYGLLSDVNNKQNSYQRKTYYWYYPFNVIYNNPYDGLSLTPHSAIREGDYKLIFDWHGRLKLFNIETDISETNNLAKQMPDLTNRLFDKLMVWSKKNVKAAYWPKLNPNYKTEEDVHDVPFVNLLKIYNEGGNVAAGAN from the coding sequence ATGAGATTTTATCTATTTGTATTTGTTGTTTTAATAACTTTAATTAGTTCTAGTAATAATAAAGCTAAACACAAGCCTAACATTATATTCATATTAGCCGATGATTTTGGTTATATGGATGTACAGGCTTATGCCGAACGCACATTAGGTGTTAGTAAAAATTTAATGTATTATGAAACTCCTAATATTGACCGTTTGGTAGCAGAAGGTGTTGCTTTTGACCAAGCTTATGTAAATCAGTTATGTTCTCCTACCCGTGCAAGCCTAATTACTGGAAAGTATGCTGCAAGGCTTGGTTTTACAACAGCAACACCTGAAAGGGCAACCTACTATAATCAAAATTTACCTGTTCCATTAGGTAGTTATGCACACGATGTAATTAATCATGGCGATAACATTAAAATTGAAATGGCTTGGCTCAATGGAAGTTCAAACACAGCGCTTCCATCGGGAGCTTCACCAGACAACGGATGGGATGAAATGACTATTCCCGAAGCTCTCTCCGATTATTATTCTTGTTTTATAGGTAAGTGGCATTTGGGAGGACACGGTGCCAAAGGTTACACGCCTTTTGATCAAGGATTTAACGAAGCCCCTGCTTGGTTCGATGCAGGTGCTTCAAAATACCTTAACTGGCGGTCCATATGGAACAATCGTTCAAAATCAAGATTTCCAAATGCTCCACAAGACTATAATTATTTAGGTGATAGTGGCGAAGAGACAGGAATGAATTATTTAACCGATGATTTGACCGAGCAAGCTATTCGGTTTATCGAAAAGCGATCTAAATCTAAGGACCAACCTTTCTTTTTGTATCTATCTCATTTTGCAGTTCATGGTCCATATGAAGCTAAAAATGAAGATGTTAATTATTTTAAAAATAAAAAAACAAAAGGATGGAATAACCATAAGAACGAATATTATGCAGCAATGATAAAAGCTTTAGATAATTCTGTTGGTTCGATTTTGAATAAATTACAAGAATTAGGTTTAGAGGAAAATACCTTAGTTGTTTTTATGTCAGATAATGGAGGAATAGATTATAGAGTAACTCCAAATGGAAAAATAACAAGTAATTATCCTCTTACGGGAGGAAAGGCTTGTTTAAACGAAGGAGGCATTAGGATACCTCTAGTTTTTAGATGGAAAGGAACTATTGCAAAAGGTAAATGGAGTCATCAGGTCGTAGATTGTAATGATATTTTCCCTACGCTATTAGAAGCGGCAAATCATAATCCCGAAATACATTATAATAAGGAAAATGGTATTGATGGTAGAAGTTTATATGGCTTGTTAAGTGATGTAAATAACAAACAAAATAGTTATCAACGCAAGACATATTATTGGTATTATCCATTTAATGTAATTTATAATAATCCATACGACGGATTGAGTTTAACACCACATTCAGCTATTCGTGAAGGGGACTATAAGTTAATTTTTGATTGGCACGGTCGTTTAAAATTATTTAATATAGAAACAGATATTTCGGAAACTAATAATCTTGCAAAACAAATGCCTGATCTCACTAATAGGTTATTTGATAAATTAATGGTTTGGTCAAAAAAAAATGTAAAAGCAGCATATTGGCCAAAATTAAACCCCAATTATAAAACAGAGGAAGATGTTCATGATGTTCCTTTCGTTAATTTGTTGAAAATTTATAACGAAGGGGGAAACGTTGCTGCAGGTGCTAATTAG
- a CDS encoding T9SS type A sorting domain-containing protein codes for MKYKTIKYLSLLLFVFGTVFLAQSQVKESSLWGANGVNWDPAGRLPDFSYAGYKSSNEPLPDIPIVSNLSTTGAIPNDAIDDSAAIQSLINQQASLPRNQRGAIFIPKGTWVIDNPLLLNISGVVLRGEVDLNGKPLTTFYFPDATSSTTGYHISMSGSFKRINIGSVQSDVSQGLNQFNVTAGNTLSVGDFIQLEQKDPADESLSSYLFGNIDAIGASTKDLSIYPTIFTWYAYVTAVNGNTITFDRPLPIEVRTTWSPYIRKMNMDTTISEMGIENISFVCNNSEAFVHNIYRGFKILQLNQVINCWVRNVELVDLEYGISIRGKSCYNTISGVVIRDEKRNIPLPPVEPKSTFIYRMKQQAGGGHHPLEVYQGYYNLFEDFEFKEIHWHELTVEGTAAFNVFRKGKGVAIAFDNHRNFPYANLWTNIDLGRPERMWWNSGSNQIGVPGRERGPNCGFRNTYWGITYKNIVPDIEIEPAETDGFSYLNYIGVEGARKQSSPIDKVNSQLVEVSGVGEWIAQPDLFLAQLERRTTNPLSTDDFVKNTTFVKLHPNPAEHEFSLEFKKLGKVTVNIYDVFGKLVYFKVTNDNLLVKNNGVFKSGLYLIKVGTDDNRFYYSKLIIK; via the coding sequence ATGAAATATAAAACAATTAAATATTTAAGTCTTTTACTATTTGTTTTTGGAACAGTATTTTTGGCTCAATCTCAAGTAAAAGAGAGTTCCTTATGGGGGGCTAATGGTGTTAATTGGGATCCAGCTGGACGACTTCCTGATTTTTCTTATGCAGGATATAAATCATCAAATGAACCTTTGCCAGATATTCCCATAGTTTCTAATCTTAGCACAACAGGAGCAATACCTAACGATGCTATTGATGATAGTGCTGCTATACAAAGTTTAATTAACCAGCAAGCTTCTCTGCCTAGAAATCAACGTGGGGCTATTTTCATTCCAAAGGGAACCTGGGTTATTGACAACCCATTGTTATTAAATATATCTGGTGTTGTTCTTAGAGGTGAAGTTGATTTAAATGGAAAGCCTCTAACTACATTTTATTTTCCAGACGCAACATCTTCTACAACTGGATATCATATAAGTATGAGTGGTAGTTTTAAACGCATTAATATTGGAAGTGTACAATCTGATGTTTCACAAGGTTTAAATCAGTTTAATGTTACAGCTGGAAACACACTGAGTGTGGGTGATTTTATTCAATTAGAACAAAAAGATCCTGCAGATGAATCTTTATCAAGTTACTTATTTGGTAATATTGATGCTATTGGTGCTAGCACCAAAGATCTTTCTATTTATCCTACCATATTTACCTGGTATGCATACGTAACAGCAGTAAATGGTAATACGATTACATTTGATAGACCATTACCTATAGAGGTTAGAACAACTTGGTCTCCTTACATTAGGAAAATGAATATGGATACGACCATTTCAGAAATGGGTATAGAAAATATTTCATTTGTTTGTAATAATAGTGAAGCTTTTGTACATAATATATACAGAGGATTCAAGATTTTACAATTAAATCAAGTAATTAATTGTTGGGTAAGAAATGTTGAATTAGTAGACTTAGAGTATGGCATTAGCATTCGTGGAAAAAGTTGTTATAATACAATAAGTGGTGTTGTAATACGGGATGAAAAAAGAAACATACCCTTACCACCAGTTGAACCAAAGAGTACATTTATTTATAGAATGAAACAACAAGCTGGGGGTGGGCATCATCCGTTGGAAGTGTATCAAGGGTATTATAATCTTTTTGAAGATTTTGAGTTTAAAGAAATTCATTGGCACGAATTAACTGTAGAAGGCACGGCTGCTTTTAATGTTTTTCGAAAGGGTAAAGGAGTGGCGATTGCTTTTGATAATCATAGAAATTTTCCATACGCCAATCTTTGGACAAATATAGATCTTGGCAGACCAGAGCGTATGTGGTGGAATAGTGGTTCTAATCAGATAGGTGTTCCAGGCAGAGAAAGAGGTCCTAATTGCGGTTTTAGAAATACTTATTGGGGGATTACCTATAAAAATATAGTTCCTGATATCGAAATAGAACCTGCTGAAACAGATGGATTTAGTTATTTAAATTACATAGGGGTTGAAGGTGCTCGTAAACAAAGTTCACCAATAGACAAAGTAAATAGTCAATTAGTCGAAGTTTCGGGTGTTGGAGAGTGGATAGCTCAACCAGATTTATTTTTGGCTCAATTAGAACGTAGAACAACAAATCCACTTAGTACAGATGATTTTGTAAAAAATACAACTTTTGTCAAACTTCATCCAAATCCGGCTGAACATGAGTTTAGCCTTGAGTTTAAAAAACTCGGAAAAGTAACAGTAAACATTTATGATGTTTTTGGGAAGTTGGTTTATTTTAAAGTAACTAATGATAACCTATTGGTAAAGAATAACGGTGTTTTTAAATCTGGTCTATATCTTATCAAAGTGGGTACAGATGATAACAGGTTTTATTACTCAAAACTTATTATTAAATAG